From Penicillium psychrofluorescens genome assembly, chromosome: 1, one genomic window encodes:
- a CDS encoding uncharacterized protein (ID:PFLUO_001500-T1.cds;~source:funannotate): MASKVPVYSTSDLKSTSDDALLPYLSTLPAPYAFAADYSKSNIRFVLGYSAVAIAAFTFYADRNLGWEATTSPWIIISVGTYFVLNSLLTVWIWAVEAGEVFAGKRKTGETISISSSAKKFSSQYKLHILYKSASGQVIQDKRCEAPFTTWFSADGVFHPMPFRHWLAGEIDVLRLAAKENEAKTGGVSGLVGKQAEAESSKPSKKKR, encoded by the exons ATGGCTTCCAAGGTCCCTGTTTATTCAACCAGTG ACCTCAAGTCCACCAGCGATGATGCCCTCCTTCCCTACCTGAGCACCCTCCCAGCCCCCTACGCCTTCGCAGCGGACTACTCCAAGTCAAATATTCGCTTCGTGCTCGGCTATAGCGCCGTCGCAATCGCCGCATTTACCTTCTATGCGGACCGCAATCTAGGCTGGGAGGCGACCACGTCGCCGTGGATCATTATCTCAGTGGGCACGTACTTCGTGCTCAACAGCCTGCTTACGGTCTGGATCTGGGCCGTCGAGGCCGGTGAGGTTTTCGCCGGCAAGAGGAAGACAGGGGAGACG ATCTCGATCAGCTCATCCGCCAAGAAGTTTTCTTCCCAGTACAAGCTGCATATTCTCTACAAATCCGCTTCGGGACAGGTCATCCAGGATAAGCGCTGCGAGGCGCCTTTCACCACTTGGTTCTCGGCAGACGGCGTGTTTCACCCAATGCCCTTCCGTCACTGGTTGGCTGGTGAGATCGATGTGCTGAGACTGGCGGCTAAGGAGAACGAGGCAAAGACCGGGGGTGTGTCGGGGCTGGTTGGAAAGCAGGCTGAAGCCGAGAGCAGCAAGCCCTCTAAGAAGAAGCGGTAG
- a CDS encoding uncharacterized protein (ID:PFLUO_001498-T1.cds;~source:funannotate) — translation MVSTGVGSKIKRALGLQEPPTNPLNAKASEIVTRHEPDPTVTEWLKEVTPSGSQVQSYFVQLFPFLGWIMHYNKKWFLGDLVAGITVGAVVIPQGMGYARLANLPVQFGLYTSFVGVLIYWLFATSKDISIGPVAVMSTLVGTIITDVQSIHPGIPEVQIAMSIAVACGGIVTFMGLARLGFIVDFIPLPSIAAFTTGSAITISSGLIKQLLGETADFSTRGPAYRVIIDSLKHLPTSSRYDAAMGVSALGMLYLIRIGCSYGARKHPQHAKTFFFISSLRAAMVIFTFTAISAAVNIHHPNRPVFAIVGAIPRGFQDAGVPKLSSDAIKTFAPQLPACVIVLLLEHIAISKSFGRINNYTIDPSQELIAIGITNLLGPFLGGYTATGSFSRSAIQSKSGARTPFAGVITAIVVLIALYALTEVLCFTPKASLAGVIIHAVGDLITSPNTIYQFWLIAPSDAIIFAIGLLVALVDTIPNSIYATVALSLLVFLFRHAKAHGQFLARTWIGPQDAQRPLFLPADGCPELSLEQPRPGVFVYQFPEGLSYSNSNHYTELLVQTILRSTRCAGSQIYATKGDRPWNDPGFSDKDHESSNSRLPLLRAVVLDFSCVNHVDVTCIQNLMDVQKQLDHRTTAPAVQWHFANIKNRWTKRALAAAGFGYPHTLTETTVLEGNAVSESEFSSEDIKDVEKGIFSHDKRSQCVQSCEKRVSVESSLMGVLEREDRPFFHVDLISAMESVDAYFDQDLAVRFDV, via the exons ATGGTATCTACTGGTGTGGGAAGCAAGATCAAGAGAGCTCTTGGTCTACAAGAGCCGCCAACCAACCCTCTGAATGCGAAGGCCTCTGAAATTGTTACACGCCACGAGCCGGATCCAACAGTGACTGAATGGTTGAAGGAAGTGACTCCTTCAGGGTCTCAGGTGCAGTCGTACTTTGTACAGCTGTTTCCTTTCCTGGGATGGATTATGCACTACAACAAGAAATGGTTTCTCGGTGATTTGGTTGCCG GAATCACCGTCGGCGCAGTTGTTATCCCTCAGGGCATGGGATATGCTAGACTGGCCAACTTGCCTGTTCAGTTCGGGCTATATACATCCTTCGTTGGCGTTCTTATATACTGGCTCTTCGCAACGTCCAAGGATATTAGTATCGGG CCGGTTGCTGTCATGTCCACGCTTGTGGGCACTATCATCACCGATGTTCAGAGCATCCACCCTGGTATTCCCGAGGTACAAATTGCAATGTCAATTGCTGTGGCATGTGGAGGAATTGTGACGTTCATGGGACTGGCTCGCCTAGGATTTATTGTCGACTtcattcctcttccatctATCGCAGCTTTCACGACGGGGTCAGCGATAACTATCAGTTCGGGACTGATCAAACAATTGCTGGGCGAAACTGCCGATTTCAGCACTCGAGGCCCGGCGTATCGTGTTATCATCGACAGCTTGAAGCATCTGCCCACGTCAAGCAGATATGATGCCGCCATGGGCGTTTCTGCACTCGGGATGCTTTACCTAATTCGCATCGGCTGCAGCTACGGAGCACGCAAACATCCACAGCATGCCaagaccttcttcttcatatcGTCTTTGCGTGCAGCTATGGTCATATTTACCTTCACCGCAATCAGCGCCGCAGTCAACATACATCATCCAAATAGACCGGTCTTTGCCATAGTCGGGGCTATCCCACGAGGCTTTCAGGACGCAGGCGTCCCAAAGCTTAGCAGCGACGCCATCAAGACCTTTGCTCCGCAGCTGCCTGCCTGCGTGATCGTGCTTCTCCTTGAGCATATTGCTATCTCCAAATCCTTCGGCCGCATCAATAACTACACTATCGACCCATCTCAGGAACTGATTGCCATTGGCATCACGAACCTTCTAGGTCCCTTTCTCGGCGGGTACACAGCAACCGGCTCTTTCTCGCGTTCAGCAATCCAATCCAAATCCGGAGCGAGGACCCCCTTTGCGGGTGTCATAACTGCCATCGTTGTTCTGATTGCCCTCTATGCTCTGACGGAGGTGCTCTGCTTCACGCCAAAGGCTTCGCTAGCGGGTGTTATCATCCATGCAGTGGGAGACTTGATCACATCCCCAAATACGATCTATCAGTTCTGGCTCATCGCGCCATCGgatgccatcatcttcgcAATTGGCTTACTTGTCGCCCTTGTGGACACAATCCCCAACAGTATCTATGCCACCGTCGCCTTATCCCTCCTCGTCTTTCTATTTCGTCATGCTAAAGCACATGGTCAATTCCTTGCGAGAACTTGGATTGGACCTCAAGATGCACAAAGACCTTTATTTTTACCAGCCGATGGCTGTCCAGAACTAAGCCTTGAGCAGCCGCGGCCAGGAGTGTTTGTCTATCAATTTCCAGAGGGCCTGAGCTACTCCAATTCGAACCATTACACTGAGCTCCTGGTACAAACAATCTTGAGAAGCACTCGTTGCGCCGGCTCTCAAATCTATGCAACAAAGGGTGATCGGCCATGGAATGACCCCGGATTCAGCGATAAGGACCATGAATCCAGCAACTCCCGCCTCCCGCTTCTCCGTGCAGTGGTCTTGGACTTTTCATGTGTTAACCATGTCGACGTGACATGCATCCAAAATTTGATGGACGTACAAAAACAGCTCGATCATCGTACTACAGCACCCGCAGTTCAGTGGCATTTTGCCAATATCAAAAACCGGTGGACCAAGCGTGCTCTCGCTGCGGCTGGATTTGGGTATCCGCATACTCTGACCGAGACAACGGTCTTGGAAGGAAATGCTGTCAGTGAATCTGAGTTTTCCAGTGAAGACATAAAAGATGTGGAAAAGGGGATTTTCTCACATGACAAGCGTAGTCAATGTGTCCAGTCCTGTGAGAAAAGGGTGTCCGTTGAAAGTTCCCTGATGGGGGTACtcgagcgcgaggatcggCCATTCTTCCATGTCGACTTGATCAGTGCAATGGAGAGTGTGGATGCTTATTTCGATCAAGATCTTGCAGTTAGATTTGATGTTTGA
- a CDS encoding uncharacterized protein (ID:PFLUO_001497-T1.cds;~source:funannotate), producing MAARRDLLLATTWSLEELGVQELQDQIKKISPEVQVQYVKSHHALLLKGTDGVVYDYKYGWLFSGFIEKHRKDDLLDIPRMQPLMAIGFDDARPATPTLGEESKQDLLNLDDPPEELVENIGPQLTTKFWIPAGGVLGYFAGDRLDILPRIAEGTGTDISVDTNNGVRVFGTNSADVEEALEKLATVEGPLSLVDRPYRKTTIVAPTSNSIQYDIVSYAVLNQVALRRALFDPRSSFPTLRAMWVPVQYEFDLPTRLWEKPSHIRTPLRVEDAMTACREWIDFTFPELGMAEVTNTDENMVSNVPVVAADGSQHPFLTAAKAQAVDDWVDARDAPDGKKVANHVPEKRRRHGLKTRKVLPMENVEGPEEKKEVTTTKVVVPPPGLEHVVSNTWDPSTFDMFKQEPQDQNKVKAKNFLLAQIGAAAIIQERLSPANEPNTREFHGTMHQTAKPSAKGKVKTTAKDKAKAKREAILADAWGELPAEKAEKAKKNDPPEEANVVQTESAAVRKKRRQNLLIETFFIVLKPMLTAAECYPGPMTLEIQLGLLLMPAFSSADQDQQMSFAQLQRLFLPLNGTRPPSTTFINRLTTCPADINYIVDLHVKGRRLFDQTIAESCVQYEIYCRTENGALLIITIDSGGDTIVSRPKVFLGSVHLSFPGNIWDAAAVLRGHAEYDLMPNTEIGDAVNHIVNSIWVEPNRSLVCLHFHMPKAVLEVQKVFMKRWTRHRYVTSSEEHTDANHDLLLQITETQELLLSVNPLDSNAVGASCAELTEMVSTGRQWWEVSLVSPVINMLLKANGSLQPGDRTQDWTAAELLGRDMEISTTSTPVANAIGSGGLGDLLRATKIVVENIDPVGYYNNGPGAEMAKSVGSGGASEAVTTTTTITSASKLAAMPVSVSAASETDTFMFW from the exons ATGGCTGCCCGGCGAGATCTGCTTCTGGCAACTACATGGTCcttggaggagctggga GTGCAAGAGCTTCAAGACCAGATCAA AAAGATCTCTCCAGAAGTCCAGGTCCAATACGTCAAGTCTCACCAT GCTCTCCTACTTAAAGGCACCGATGGAGTCGTGTATGATTACAAGTACGGCTGGCTGTTTTCTGGGTTTATTGAGAAGCACCGCAaagatgatcttctcgat ATCCCTCGCATGCAGCCGCTCATGGCCattggctttgatgatgCCAGGCCTGCTACTCCCACTCTAGGAGAGGAGAGCAAGCAGGACCTGCTCAATTTAGATGACCCGCCTGAGGAGCTTGTCGAGAATATTGGTCCGCAACTTACGACCAAATTCTGGATCCCTGCAGGTGGAGTGCTCGGATATTTTGCTGGTGATCGTCTGGATATCCTGCCTCGCATTGCTGAGGGAACTGGTACGGATATTTCTGTGGATACCAATAATGGTGTACGTGTGTTTGGGACCAACAGtgccgatgtcgaggaagCACTAGAGAAACTTGCTACTGTGGAGGGCCCCCTG TCTTTGGTTGATCGACCGTATCGGAAGACCACCATTGTCGCCCCTACTAGCAACTCCATCCAATACGATATCGTTTCCTACGCAGTGTTGAACCAAGTTGCTCTCCGTCGTGCTCTATTTGACCCACGCTCGAGCTTTCCCACCCTGCGAGCCATGTGGGTTCCTGTTCAATACGAGTTCGACTTGCCGACCAGACTGTGGGAGAAGCCAAGTCATATCCGCACTCCTCTTCGGGTAGAGGATGCGATGACAGCCTGTCGAGAGTGGATCGATTTCACGTTTCCTGAACTTGGAATGGCAGAAGTTACCAATACCGATGAAAATATGGTCTCCAATGTCCCTGTTGTCGCAGCTGATGGTAGCCAGCATCCTTTCCTGACTGCGGCAAAGGCTCAAGCGGTCGATGACTGGGTTGATGCCCGTGACGCTCCCGATGGCAAGAAAGTGGCGAACCATGTGCCAGAGAAACGGAGGCGTCATGGATTAAAGACCCGCAAGGTTCTGCCAATGGAGAATGTTGAAGGTCctgaagagaagaaagaagtcaCCACGACAAAGGTAGTTGTTCCGCCCCCAGGCCTGGAGCATGTTGTGAGCAACACCTGGGACCCTTCGACTTTCGACATGTTCAAGCAAGAGCCACAAGATCAGAACAAGGTCAAGGCCAAGaatttccttcttgcccagATCGGGGCTGCGGCGATCATACAAGAACGACTGTCGCCTGCGAATGAACCAAATACCAGAGAGTTTCACGGCACGATGCATCAGACTGCGAAGCCATCCGCAAAGGGGAAGGTAAAGACAACGGCcaaggacaaggccaaggccaaacGAGAGGCAATCCTTGCTGATGCGTGGGGAGAGCTCCcagccgagaaggccgagaaggccaagaaaaaTGATCCTCCCGAAGAAGCCAACGTGGTCCAGACGGAGTCGGCAGCTGTGAGAAAGAAGCGCCGGCAGAATCTACTGATCGAGACCTTCTTCATTGTGCTGAAGCCCATGCTCACTGCTGCAGAGTGCTATCCTGGACCCATGACTTTGGAAATCCagcttggtcttctcctcatGCCTGCCTTTTCTAGTGCCGATCAAGACCAACAGATGTCATTCGCACAGCTTCAGCGCTTGTTCCTGCCTCTCAATGGAACTCGTCCCCCAAGCACCACTTTCATCAACCGATTGACAACATGTCCTGCCGATATCAACTACATTGTCGATCTGCATGTAAAGGGGCGCCGGCTCTTTGATCAAACCATTGCGGAATCGTGTGTACAGTACGAGATCTACTGCCGAACGGAAAACGGCGCCTTGCTCATCATCACTATCGACAGCGGTGGCGATACGATTGTCAGTCGGCCCAAGGTTTTCCTTGGCTCGGTTCACCTGAGCTTCCCTGGTAATATCTGGGATGCTGCCGCCGTCCTCAGAGGGCATGCAGAGTATGACCTCATGCCAAACACTGAGATTGGGGATGCGGTCAATCACATCGTCAACTCCATTTGGGTTGAACCAAACAGAAGCTTGGTTTGTCTGCACTTCCATATGCCCAAGGCTGTGCTGGAAGTTCAGAAGGTTTTCATGAAGCGCTGGACCCGGCACCGCTACGTCACCTCGAGCGAGGAACATACAGATGCCAACCATGATCTCTTATTGCAGATCACCGAGACCCAGGAATTACTTCTCTCCGTTAACCCTCTTGACTCGAATGCCGTGGGGGCGTCCTGTGCCGAGCTCACGGAGATGGTCTCGACTGGTCGACAGTGGTGGGAAGTTTCTCTCGTCAGCCCTGTCATCAACATGCTTCTGAAGGCGAATGGTTCACTCCAACCCGGAGATCGCACCCAAGACTGGACCGCCGCGGAGCTCCTGGGCCGCGACATGGAAATTTCCACTACTTCCACACCGGTCGCCAACGCCATCGGCAGTGGTGGGCTTGGTGACTTGCTGAGGGCTACAAAAATCGTTGTGGAAAACATTGATCCGGTGGGCTATTACAACAATGGCCCAGGTGCCGAGATGGCCAAGTCAGTTGGTAGTGGTGGAGCATCCGAAGCAGTCACAACTACAACCACCATCACAAGCGCAAGCAAGCTCGCGGCCATGCCAGTCTCGGTGTCTGCTGCTTCCGAGACTGACACATTTATGTTTTGGTGA
- a CDS encoding uncharacterized protein (ID:PFLUO_001499-T1.cds;~source:funannotate), with product MSAPASCKVMLAKHVANGLLTEVSEGIKTLEKPPHLVGFLANDDPAALMYAQWTQKTCEENGFKYTLREVPSDNIEDALIAANADTDVDGIIVYYPIFNNRQDQYLQQIVDVGKDVEGLSHRYIFNMYQNIRFLDPETKRQKCILPCTPLANIKILEYLNIYNTILPYGNRLHGHTICVVNRSEVVGRPLAALLANDGACVYSVDITGVQKFTRGEGLQKGRHEIVHLEGATLKDVAPLCDVVISGVPGEKFKFDTSLLREGAVCVNFSSEKNFGPEVKEKASIFVPSIGKVTIVVLLRNLLRLIQNRRVDDVKPATATERPGTLEADS from the exons ATGTCCGCCCCGGCCTCCTGCAAGGTGATGCTCGCCAAGCACGTTGCCAATGGCCTGCTCACCGAAGTGTCGGAGGGCATCAAGACCCTCGAGAAGCCGCCGCACCTGGTCGGCTTCCTGGCGAACGACGATCCTGCGGCGCTGATGTATGCGCAGTGGACGCAGAAGACGTGTGAAGAGAA TGGCTTCAAGTATACCCTCCGTGAAGTTCCATCCGACAATATCGAAGACGCCCTTatcgccgccaacgccgacaCCGACGTTGATGGCATCATCGTCTACTACCCGATCTTCAACAACCGACAGGACCAGTACCTGCAGCAGATCGTGGACGTTGGCAAGGACGTCGAGGGGTTGAGCCACCGCTACATCTTCAACATGTACCAGAACATCCGATTCCTGGACCCGGAGACCAAGCGTCAGAAATGCATCCTGCCCTGCACCCCGCTGGCCAACATCAAGATTTTGGAGTACCTTAACATATACAACACCATTCTGCCCTATGGAAACCGGCTACACGGTCACACTATCTGCGTCGTGAACCGGTCTGAGGTGGTGGGACGGCCGCTTGCTGCGCTTTTGGCGAATGATGGCGCTTGCGTCTACAGTGTTGATATCACCGGTGTGCAGAAGTTTACCCGCGGCGAGGGATTGCAGAAGGGGCGGCATGAGATTGTTCATCTCGAGGGTGCTACGCTGAAGGATGTTGCCCCGCTGTGCGATGTCGTTATCTCCGGTGTGCCTGGTGAGAAGTTCAAGTTTGATACTAGCCTTCTCCGCGAGGGTGCTGTGTGCGTCAACTTCTCTAGTGAGAAG AACTTTGGCCCCGaggtcaaggagaaggcctCCATCTTTGTTCCGTCCATTGGAAAGGTGACGATTGTTGTGCTGCTGCGTAACCTTCTG CGCCTTATCCAGAACCGGCGAGTAGACGACGTCAAGCCTGCCACGGCCACAGAACGTCCGGGCACCTTGGAGGCCGACTCATAG
- a CDS encoding uncharacterized protein (ID:PFLUO_001495-T1.cds;~source:funannotate) has translation MHFSIGVIAISASLFSVGLAASTPLSFTSFPTEIEAGKPVTLTWTGGNAGEPYTINLRKGNAGDLDDVETITSDAKDGKFTWTPDSKVADGTPYAFQIMQGSQSNYSGQMKALGEKAVESSKTTAATQGTQATTGTAMTTGTGMTTGTGMTTGTGMTTAPTTEGTKTGTATGTTTGQSTSTGSKALISSSASGSQSSSATPSSMVTDSVTMSSSMSATGHHKAQKTGGVQNGASRLQYSAVVGALAVLALFFQ, from the exons ATGCATTTCTCCATCGgtgtcatcgccatctcggcctctctcttctccgtTGGCCTTGCTGCCAGCActcctctttccttcacCAGCTTCCCGACTGAAATCGAGGCCGGCAAGCCGGTGACGCTGACCTGGACTGGTGGCAATGCTGGCGAG CCCTACACCATCAACCTGCGCAAGGGTAATGCCGGCGACCTCGATGACGTGGAGACCATCACCTCGGACGCCAAGGACGGCAAGTTCACATGGACGCCCGACAGCAAGGTCGCCGATGGCACTCCGTACGCCTTCCAGATCATGCAAGGTAGCCAATCCAACTACTCTGGGCAGATGAAGGCTCTCGGAGAAAAGGCTGTGGAATCCAGCAAAACCACCGCTGCCACTCAGGGCACCCAGGCTACTACTGGTACCGCCATGACCACGGGTACTGGCATGACCACTGGCACCGGTATGACTACTGGCACCGGCATGACCACTGCGCCGACCACGGAGGGCACCAAGACCGGCACTGCTACTGGTACCACTACTGGTCAGAGCACCAGCACGGGTAGCAAGGCCCTGATCAGCTCATCGGCCTCAGGGTCTCAGTCTAGCAGCGCCACACCCAGTTCGATGGTGACTGATTCGGTCACgatgagcagcagcatgaGTGCGACAGGCCACCACAAGGCGCAGAAGACGGGTGGTGTGCAGAACGGGGCCAGCAGACTGCAGTATTCGGCTGTGGTGGGGGCATTGGCTGTTCTGGCGTTGTTCTTTCAGTGA
- a CDS encoding uncharacterized protein (ID:PFLUO_001496-T1.cds;~source:funannotate), whose amino-acid sequence MAWHKRLASRSRLDILADTPLVAAEAPQVNLPHVDTQLNMHQYNGFFEDGAPAADGLRESHTSPTTIPNPSMSPETSNNTTEWSAVGHAATGKSGRVIHNLQEEIARLTRECSLYRSRAEETQRSNETLKIQVENMGERVRNLEQVNETNLTSIARKDRKLDELRAEIQSERTKRQEADSTASKANQTMREERETHNREQARAQEIAKYHETQYEVLAGTTKREKADFSRRVKAIWKEVDSMAVASKTRDFSAERMDVIAEQKNREVEVLRDAHEKLMARHALYKKTKDEEFRDTLERAKANNAMIDAALESMKETQAQMRWAIQLNEKEREKEKKESG is encoded by the exons ATGGCCTGGCACAAACGCCTGGCCTCTCGGTCCCGGTTGGACATTCTTGCTGACACGCCCCTTGTCGCTGCAGAAGCACCGCAGGTCAATCTCCCGCATGTCGACACCCAATTGAACATGCACCAGTAcaacggcttcttcgaggatgGCGCCCCGGCCGCCGACGGACTACGAG AGTCCCACACCTCgccaaccaccatccccaaTCCTTCCATGAGCCCCGAGACGAGCAACAATACCACAGAATGGTCCGCCGTGGGCCACGCGGCGACGGGCAAGTCGGGACGAGTGATCCACAATTTACAGGAAGAAATTGCCCGCCTGACGCGTGAGTGTAGTCTGTACCGCTCCCGCGCGGAGGAGACGCAACGATCGAACGAAACCCTCAAGATCCAGGTAGAAAACATGGGCGAGCGCGTGCGCAACCTGGAGCAAGTCAACGAAACGAACCTCACCTCGATCGCGCGCAAGGACCGCAAactcgacgagctgcgcgcCGAGATCCAGAGCGAGCGCACCAAACGCCAAGAAGCCGATTCCACCGCCAGCAAGGCTAACCAGACCAtgcgcgaggagcgcgaAACGCACAACCGGGAGCAGGCGCGCGCGCAGGAGATCGCCAAGTACCACGAGACGCAATACGAGGTGCTGGCCGGCACGACAAAGCGCGAGAAAGCGGACTTTAGTCGCCGCGTCAAAGCCATCTGGAAGGAGGTCGATTCGATGGCAGTGGCGTCGAAGACGAGGGATTTCTCGGCGGAGCGGATGGATGTGATTGCTGAGCAGAAGAACCGCGAGGTGGAGGTGCTCCGCGATGCCCATGAGAAGTTGATGGCGAGGCATGCTTTGTacaagaagaccaaggacgaggagttcCGGGACACGTTGGAGCGGGCCAAGGCGAACAATGCGATGATCGATGCCGCGCTGGAGTCGATGAAGGAGACCCAGGCGCAGATGCGGTGGGCGATTCAGCTGaatgagaaggagagggagaaggaaaaaaaggaatcGGGGTGA